In a genomic window of Mycolicibacter heraklionensis:
- the eccE gene encoding type VII secretion protein EccE encodes MKAQHALGLNLSWMRVTAVFLIDVGILVLAGRWPGDPKVADYVWWSGVAAAVLVALIALLTYRRVPISTMWAAWVADQFTDPEEALHRGRTAAVDHHRRFGRESVGVREHEGRLVTVIAVGGRAAAATGRHGRDSEATLPVERLAAGLRQFDVRLDSIDVVSVGTRKDPRAADDPDVEENPSMPDRRHTWVVLRMDPQHNVNAVATRDSLAATLAAATERLAEEIDGRQLSAQVLRADEFDAVDEAVLAGLEATQLRHRLFRDRPAGHVTSFWVSPNDITPENLEHLWYPEAEATVVTVRLSRGGGRTTEVSVLARYHTADKPDRNMRSALNRFVGRRQLEAACASLPAPTAHRRMSVPGRDLQDGEQLPVSVDVIEEYTPAAATGTRS; translated from the coding sequence ATGAAGGCACAGCACGCACTAGGTCTGAACCTGTCTTGGATGCGGGTCACCGCGGTCTTTCTGATCGATGTGGGGATCCTGGTCCTCGCCGGTCGCTGGCCGGGTGACCCGAAAGTCGCCGACTACGTGTGGTGGTCGGGTGTCGCCGCCGCGGTGCTGGTCGCGCTCATCGCGCTGCTCACCTACCGGCGAGTGCCGATCAGCACGATGTGGGCGGCCTGGGTGGCCGATCAGTTCACCGACCCCGAAGAGGCCCTGCACCGCGGCCGCACCGCCGCGGTCGATCACCACCGCCGCTTCGGGCGTGAGTCGGTCGGTGTCCGCGAACATGAAGGCCGGCTGGTGACGGTGATCGCCGTGGGCGGGCGGGCCGCCGCGGCGACCGGCCGACACGGCCGCGATTCGGAGGCGACCCTGCCGGTAGAGCGTCTGGCCGCTGGGTTGCGGCAGTTCGACGTGCGGCTGGACAGCATCGATGTCGTGTCGGTCGGAACCCGCAAGGATCCCCGCGCCGCCGACGACCCCGACGTGGAAGAGAACCCGTCGATGCCCGACCGTCGCCACACCTGGGTGGTGCTGCGGATGGACCCGCAGCACAACGTCAACGCGGTGGCCACGCGCGATTCACTGGCCGCCACCTTGGCCGCCGCCACCGAGCGGCTGGCCGAGGAGATCGACGGCCGCCAGCTCAGCGCCCAGGTGCTGCGCGCCGACGAGTTCGACGCCGTCGACGAGGCGGTGCTCGCGGGGCTGGAGGCCACGCAGCTGCGGCACCGGCTGTTCCGCGATCGACCGGCCGGCCACGTCACCAGCTTCTGGGTGTCGCCGAACGACATCACCCCGGAGAACCTCGAACACCTGTGGTACCCGGAGGCCGAAGCAACCGTGGTCACGGTCCGTCTTTCGCGCGGTGGCGGCCGAACCACCGAGGTCTCGGTGCTGGCGCGGTACCACACTGCCGACAAGCCCGACCGAAACATGCGCTCTGCGCTGAACCGCTTCGTGGGCCGGCGTCAGCTGGAAGCCGCCTGCGCCAGTCTGCCGGCGCCCACCGCCCACCGGCGGATGTCGGTGCCGGGACGGGACTTGCAGGACGGTGAGCAGCTGCCGGTGTCGGTCGATGTGATCGAGGAGTACACACCTGCGGCGGCCACCGGGACGCGCTCGTGA
- a CDS encoding type VII secretion-associated serine protease mycosin encodes MKRSGTGRGVRRLQRTAAAGAAMIMMTCGSLAGMPAAGAIEPPGIDPAALPPDGPPGPPQTMRQTSYCTEVGVLPNTDFRVQPAYMDMLNLQEAWKFGRGGGVTVAVIDTGVTPHPRLPNLIPGGDYVMAGGDGLSDCDAHGTLVASLIAAMPDNGVAPLPPPRQTRRPPSVPTNEPPPPTPSPATTILVMPPPPPPPPPPVEGEEPAPGQGPAPAPAPAPAPAPAPGPAPGPAPGPGAAASSAHSAHDAATARPAGFSGQARTAPVDFRAPSAPPPGGGPDAFSGIAPDVQLIAIRQYSAAFGPKEPFADGRDPQLREKTDGIRTMARAIVHAANMGAQVINISQAVCMNVRTLIDQADLGAAVRYAAVEKNAVIVAAAGDASWRDCKQNPVYNAMRPDDPRDWNGVNTVVTPAWYDEYVLTVGAVDSAGAPMAKSSVAGPWVSIAAPGTDIEGLSPRDDGLMNAVDGPENSLLVPSGTSFSTAIVSGVVALVRAKYPELSAHQVINRLIRTARPPARGVDNVVGYGIVDPVAALTWDVPDVPAQPPERLSAPLQVPPMPPERDMTPAWVAGAGLLAALAAAGVALGVAALRRSSRNR; translated from the coding sequence ATGAAGCGATCCGGTACCGGTAGGGGCGTGCGTCGGCTGCAGCGCACCGCGGCCGCCGGCGCCGCGATGATCATGATGACCTGCGGCTCGCTGGCCGGGATGCCGGCTGCCGGCGCGATCGAGCCGCCCGGGATCGACCCGGCGGCGCTGCCGCCCGACGGCCCGCCCGGACCGCCGCAGACCATGCGGCAGACCTCGTACTGCACTGAGGTAGGTGTGCTGCCGAACACCGACTTCCGCGTGCAGCCGGCCTACATGGACATGCTCAACCTGCAGGAGGCCTGGAAGTTCGGTCGCGGGGGAGGCGTCACGGTCGCCGTCATCGACACCGGCGTGACCCCGCACCCGCGGCTGCCGAACCTGATCCCCGGCGGTGACTACGTGATGGCCGGCGGCGACGGGCTGTCGGACTGCGATGCACACGGGACCCTGGTGGCGTCGCTGATCGCCGCGATGCCGGACAACGGGGTGGCTCCGTTGCCGCCGCCCCGTCAGACCCGTCGGCCGCCGTCGGTTCCCACCAACGAGCCGCCACCACCGACCCCGTCGCCGGCGACGACGATCCTGGTGATGCCGCCGCCTCCGCCGCCACCGCCGCCGCCCGTCGAGGGTGAGGAACCGGCCCCGGGTCAGGGTCCCGCACCCGCCCCCGCGCCTGCTCCGGCTCCGGCTCCGGCGCCTGGACCGGCACCCGGTCCGGCGCCGGGACCCGGTGCGGCAGCCTCGTCGGCGCACAGCGCCCATGACGCCGCTACGGCGCGGCCGGCCGGGTTCTCCGGGCAGGCCCGGACCGCACCGGTCGACTTCCGCGCCCCGAGCGCCCCGCCGCCCGGCGGGGGGCCGGACGCCTTCAGCGGCATCGCGCCCGACGTGCAGCTGATCGCGATCCGGCAGTACAGCGCGGCGTTCGGGCCCAAGGAGCCGTTCGCGGACGGACGTGACCCGCAGCTGCGGGAGAAGACCGACGGAATCCGCACCATGGCGCGGGCGATTGTGCATGCCGCCAACATGGGTGCGCAGGTCATCAACATCTCCCAGGCCGTCTGCATGAACGTGCGCACGCTCATCGACCAGGCGGATCTGGGCGCCGCCGTGCGTTACGCCGCGGTGGAGAAGAACGCGGTGATCGTCGCCGCCGCCGGTGACGCCAGTTGGCGGGACTGCAAGCAGAACCCCGTCTACAACGCGATGCGCCCCGATGACCCCCGCGACTGGAACGGCGTCAACACCGTGGTGACGCCGGCCTGGTACGACGAGTACGTGCTGACCGTCGGCGCGGTCGACTCGGCGGGTGCACCGATGGCCAAGTCGAGCGTGGCCGGCCCGTGGGTGTCGATCGCCGCGCCCGGCACCGACATCGAGGGGCTCTCGCCGCGCGATGACGGACTGATGAACGCCGTCGACGGCCCGGAGAACTCACTGCTGGTCCCGTCCGGCACCAGCTTCTCGACGGCGATCGTCTCCGGTGTGGTGGCCCTGGTGCGGGCTAAGTACCCGGAACTGTCGGCGCACCAGGTGATCAACCGGCTGATCCGTACGGCCCGGCCGCCGGCGCGCGGGGTCGACAATGTGGTCGGTTACGGCATCGTCGATCCGGTCGCGGCACTGACCTGGGACGTTCCCGACGTTCCGGCCCAGCCGCCGGAGCGGCTGTCGGCGCCGCTGCAGGTGCCGCCGATGCCGCCCGAACGCGACATGACGCCGGCCTGGGTCGCCGGAGCCGGGCTGTTGGCGGCGCTCGCGGCGGCCGGCGTGGCACTGGGAGTGGCAGCACTGCGACGATCGTCAAGGAACCGATGA
- a CDS encoding WXG100 family type VII secretion target — MATRFMTDPDAMRSMAGRFDVHAQTVEDEARRMWASSTNISGAGWGGLAERTSMDTMGQMQTAFRNIVNMLHGVRDGLIRDANHYEQQEAASQQILSS; from the coding sequence ATGGCAACACGTTTTATGACTGATCCGGACGCGATGCGTTCGATGGCGGGCCGTTTTGATGTGCATGCGCAGACGGTGGAGGACGAGGCGCGTCGGATGTGGGCGTCGTCGACCAACATCTCCGGTGCGGGTTGGGGTGGTCTGGCGGAGCGGACGTCGATGGACACCATGGGTCAGATGCAGACCGCGTTTCGCAACATCGTGAACATGCTGCACGGGGTGCGGGATGGGTTGATTCGCGACGCTAACCACTACGAGCAGCAGGAAGCTGCTTCTCAGCAGATCCTGTCGAGCTAG
- a CDS encoding ESX secretion-associated protein EspG produces MDPSTRTDITVNVEGFWMLQALLDIRHVAPELRCRPYVSTDSSDWLSQHPGMAVMREQGIVVDDEVNETVAARMRVLAAPDLEVIALLSLGKLRYGVIDAEDQEPGTRDIPDNEFRVLLARRGEHWVSAVRVGTDITVDDVAVTDAASIAALVIDGMESIHHADPAQITAVNVPMEEMLEATQSWQDSGFNIFTGGDLRRMGISAATVAALGQALSEPAAEAAVYARQYRDDAKGPSASVLSLKDGSGGRIALYQQARTAGSGEAWLAICPATPQLVQVGVKTVLDTLPYGAWKTHRRV; encoded by the coding sequence ATGGACCCGAGCACTCGCACCGACATCACCGTCAACGTCGAGGGTTTCTGGATGCTGCAGGCACTGCTGGACATCCGCCATGTTGCTCCCGAGTTGCGGTGTCGTCCTTATGTTTCCACCGATTCAAGCGACTGGCTGTCCCAGCACCCCGGCATGGCGGTGATGCGCGAACAGGGCATCGTCGTCGACGACGAGGTCAACGAGACCGTCGCCGCACGAATGCGGGTTCTTGCCGCGCCCGACCTCGAGGTGATTGCGCTGCTGTCGCTGGGCAAGCTGCGTTACGGGGTCATCGACGCCGAAGACCAGGAGCCCGGCACCCGCGACATCCCCGACAACGAGTTCCGGGTGCTGTTGGCGCGACGCGGTGAACACTGGGTGTCGGCGGTACGCGTCGGCACCGACATCACCGTCGACGATGTCGCGGTGACCGATGCCGCCTCGATCGCCGCGCTGGTGATCGACGGTATGGAATCCATCCACCACGCCGACCCGGCCCAGATCACCGCGGTCAACGTGCCGATGGAGGAGATGCTGGAGGCCACCCAGAGTTGGCAGGACTCCGGTTTCAACATTTTCACCGGGGGAGACCTGCGCCGGATGGGAATCAGTGCCGCCACTGTCGCGGCGCTGGGACAGGCGCTGTCGGAGCCGGCGGCCGAAGCCGCGGTGTACGCGCGGCAGTACCGCGACGACGCAAAGGGGCCCAGCGCCTCGGTGCTGTCGCTCAAAGACGGGTCAGGCGGCCGGATTGCGTTGTATCAGCAGGCGCGCACCGCAGGCTCGGGCGAAGCCTGGTTGGCGATCTGCCCGGCCACCCCGCAGCTGGTTCAGGTGGGCGTCAAGACCGTCCTGGACACCCTGCCCTACGGCGCCTGGAAAACGCATCGGAGGGTCTAG
- the eccCa gene encoding type VII secretion protein EccCa codes for MKRGYARPTPERAPVVKPENIVLPTPLSVPPPEGKPWWLVVVGVLVVGLLVGMVAMTVASGSRMFLGAGSIFPIFMIGGVAMMMFGGRFGGGAQQLSRPKLDAMRAQFMLMLDRLRESAAESADSMDANYRWYHPAPSTLAAAVGSSRMWERQPNGKDLNFGLARVGVGMTRPEVTWGEPQNMPTDIELEPVTGKALQEFGRYQSVVYNLPKMISLLVEPWYSLVGDREQVLGLMRAIICQLAFSHGPDHLRMVVVTSDVAQWDWVKWMPHFGDPRRQDAAGNARMVYGSVQDFATEHAELFSGRGSFMPRHASSSAETPTPHHLIIVDGLDPQWEYVNTTEGIDGVTFFDLTGAPEWRGVSQRVLRLDDKGIINALPRDRDTWMVIDDNEWFFALADQVSSTDAEQFAQRLAHWRLAAAYEEIGQKVTHHIGARDIMAYYGIEDAGRIDFNELWASRRDAGSRGRLRIPFGNRSDNGELLFLDMKSLDEGGDGPHGVMSGTTGSGKSTLVRTVIESLLLAHPPDELQFVLADLKGGSAVKPFAGVPHVSRIITDLEDDQALMERFLEAMWGEIARRKTMCDNAGVDGAKEYNEIRSRMRARGDDSLPPLPMLVVVIDEFYEWFRIMPTAVEVLDSIGRQGRAYWVHLMMASQTIESRAEKLMENMGYRLVLKAQTAGAAQAAGVPNAVNLPSKAGLGYFRKSGEEVIRFQAEFLWRDYHRGGMLDDEQMPLTHAVDYIRPQLFTTEFTPLEVSVSTPEIEAPEDIAAIDSKPAAVAEAAEEEDFIRTPKVGTVIIDQLRQIDFEPYRLWQPPLDVPVTVEDLVNRYLGHPWQQDYGTRRDLVFPIGVIDRPFKHDQPPWTVDTSGPGANVLILGAGGSGKTTALQTLICSAALTHTPEQVQFYCLAYSGTSLTTVAGLPHVGSVCGPTDPDGVRRTVAELLALVRTRKRSFLENDVASMDVFRRRKFEGAPGTVPNDGFGDVYLVVDNYRALSEDNEVLVEQVNQIINQGPSFGVHVIVTADRESELRPPVRSGFGSRVELRLAAVEDAKLVRSRFAKDVPVKPGRGMVAVNYVRLDSDPQSGLHTLIARPAMADTGAKVFESDSVAAAVSQVAVGRVRPVRRLPARFGLEEVRAVAANDRREGVGAGGIAWAISELDLQPVYLNFAENGHLMVTGRRECGRTTTLATIMSEIERLYAPGSSTAPTPSPDGRPSAQVWLIDPRRQLLTTLGSDYVEKFAYNLDGTVALINELAATLANREPPPGLSAEELLSRTWWSGPEIFLIIDDIQQFPPGFDSPFQKAAPWVTRSADVGLHVIATRTFGGWSSAGADPLLRALHQANAPLLVMDADPDEGFIRGKMKGGPLPRGRGLLMAEDTGVFVQVAATELRRAPAQERAATPAG; via the coding sequence TCATGATCGGTGGCGTCGCGATGATGATGTTCGGCGGCCGCTTCGGCGGCGGCGCCCAGCAACTGAGCCGGCCCAAGCTCGACGCGATGCGCGCCCAGTTCATGCTCATGCTGGACCGGCTGCGCGAGTCGGCGGCGGAGTCCGCGGACAGCATGGACGCCAACTACCGGTGGTACCACCCGGCGCCGTCCACCCTGGCTGCCGCGGTGGGGTCGTCGCGCATGTGGGAGCGCCAGCCCAACGGTAAGGACCTCAACTTCGGCCTGGCCCGAGTCGGGGTGGGGATGACCCGGCCCGAGGTCACCTGGGGTGAACCCCAGAACATGCCGACCGACATCGAGCTCGAACCGGTGACCGGTAAGGCGCTGCAGGAGTTTGGGCGCTACCAGAGCGTGGTCTACAACCTGCCGAAGATGATCTCCCTGCTGGTCGAGCCCTGGTACTCGCTGGTCGGTGACCGCGAGCAGGTGCTGGGGCTGATGCGCGCGATCATCTGCCAGCTGGCCTTCTCGCACGGGCCTGACCATCTGCGGATGGTCGTGGTGACCTCAGATGTGGCGCAGTGGGACTGGGTGAAGTGGATGCCGCACTTCGGCGATCCGCGCCGCCAGGACGCCGCGGGCAACGCCCGCATGGTCTACGGCTCGGTGCAGGACTTCGCCACCGAACACGCCGAACTGTTCTCCGGGCGCGGATCGTTCATGCCGCGTCACGCCAGCTCTTCGGCGGAGACCCCGACCCCGCACCACCTGATCATCGTGGACGGCCTGGACCCGCAGTGGGAGTACGTCAACACCACCGAGGGCATCGACGGAGTGACCTTCTTCGATCTGACCGGCGCTCCGGAGTGGCGGGGCGTTTCGCAGCGGGTGCTGCGGCTCGACGACAAGGGCATCATCAACGCCCTGCCGCGTGACCGCGACACCTGGATGGTGATCGACGACAACGAGTGGTTCTTCGCCCTCGCCGACCAGGTCAGCTCGACCGACGCCGAACAGTTCGCGCAGCGGTTGGCGCACTGGCGGCTCGCGGCGGCCTATGAGGAGATCGGCCAGAAGGTGACGCACCACATCGGTGCGCGCGACATCATGGCCTACTACGGCATCGAAGATGCCGGGCGTATCGACTTCAACGAGCTGTGGGCCAGCCGGCGCGATGCGGGCAGCCGGGGCCGGCTGCGGATTCCGTTCGGAAACCGCTCGGACAACGGCGAACTGCTGTTCCTGGACATGAAGTCTCTCGACGAGGGCGGCGACGGGCCGCACGGCGTCATGTCCGGCACCACCGGTTCCGGTAAGTCGACTCTGGTGCGCACCGTGATCGAGTCGCTGCTGCTGGCTCACCCGCCGGACGAGCTGCAGTTCGTGCTGGCCGACCTCAAGGGCGGATCGGCGGTCAAGCCGTTCGCCGGTGTCCCGCACGTGTCGCGGATCATCACCGACCTGGAAGACGACCAGGCCCTCATGGAGCGTTTCCTGGAGGCCATGTGGGGTGAGATCGCCCGGCGAAAGACCATGTGCGACAACGCCGGTGTCGACGGCGCCAAGGAGTACAACGAGATTCGGTCGCGGATGCGGGCGCGTGGAGACGACAGCCTGCCGCCGCTGCCGATGCTGGTCGTGGTGATCGACGAGTTCTACGAGTGGTTCCGCATCATGCCCACCGCGGTGGAGGTGCTGGACTCGATCGGCCGACAGGGCCGCGCCTACTGGGTGCACCTGATGATGGCCTCGCAGACCATCGAGAGCCGCGCCGAGAAGCTCATGGAGAACATGGGCTACCGGCTGGTGCTCAAGGCGCAGACCGCCGGCGCCGCGCAGGCCGCCGGGGTGCCCAACGCGGTGAATCTGCCGTCCAAGGCCGGCCTCGGCTACTTCCGCAAGAGCGGTGAAGAGGTCATCCGTTTCCAGGCCGAGTTCCTGTGGCGCGACTACCACCGGGGCGGAATGCTCGACGACGAGCAGATGCCGTTGACGCATGCCGTTGACTACATCCGGCCGCAGCTGTTCACCACCGAGTTCACTCCGCTCGAAGTCAGTGTCAGCACGCCCGAGATCGAAGCGCCCGAAGACATTGCGGCGATCGACTCCAAGCCGGCAGCGGTCGCCGAGGCCGCCGAGGAAGAGGACTTCATCCGGACTCCCAAGGTCGGCACGGTGATCATCGATCAGCTGCGCCAGATCGACTTCGAGCCCTACCGGCTGTGGCAGCCGCCGCTCGACGTCCCGGTGACCGTCGAGGACTTGGTGAACCGCTACCTGGGTCACCCGTGGCAACAGGACTACGGCACCCGGCGCGACCTGGTGTTCCCGATCGGGGTCATCGACCGGCCGTTCAAGCACGACCAGCCGCCGTGGACGGTGGACACCTCCGGCCCCGGCGCCAACGTGCTGATCCTGGGTGCCGGTGGTTCGGGCAAGACGACCGCACTGCAGACCTTGATCTGCTCGGCGGCGTTGACGCACACTCCCGAACAGGTCCAGTTCTACTGCCTGGCCTACAGCGGCACGTCGCTGACCACGGTCGCCGGCCTGCCGCATGTGGGCAGCGTCTGTGGTCCGACCGACCCCGACGGGGTGCGCCGCACGGTGGCCGAACTGCTGGCGCTGGTGCGGACCCGCAAGCGCAGCTTCCTGGAGAACGACGTTGCGTCGATGGACGTCTTCCGCCGGCGGAAGTTCGAGGGTGCCCCGGGAACCGTGCCCAACGATGGTTTCGGCGACGTCTATCTGGTGGTCGACAACTACCGGGCGCTCTCGGAGGACAACGAGGTGCTCGTCGAGCAGGTCAACCAGATCATCAACCAGGGACCCTCGTTCGGTGTGCACGTGATCGTGACGGCCGACCGCGAATCGGAGCTGCGCCCGCCGGTGCGAAGCGGTTTCGGTTCCCGGGTCGAGCTGCGTCTGGCCGCGGTCGAGGACGCCAAGCTGGTGCGCTCCCGGTTCGCCAAGGACGTCCCGGTGAAGCCGGGGCGGGGCATGGTCGCGGTCAACTATGTACGCCTCGACAGCGACCCCCAGTCCGGTCTGCACACCCTGATCGCTCGGCCCGCAATGGCCGACACCGGCGCCAAGGTGTTCGAGTCCGACAGCGTCGCGGCCGCGGTCAGCCAGGTGGCGGTGGGCCGGGTGCGCCCGGTACGGCGTCTGCCGGCGCGGTTCGGGTTGGAAGAGGTGCGCGCGGTCGCGGCCAACGACCGCCGCGAAGGAGTGGGAGCGGGCGGCATCGCCTGGGCGATCTCCGAACTCGACCTGCAGCCGGTCTATCTGAACTTCGCCGAGAACGGTCACCTGATGGTGACCGGGCGTCGCGAATGTGGCCGCACCACCACGCTGGCCACCATCATGAGCGAGATCGAGCGGCTCTACGCGCCGGGGTCCAGCACCGCGCCGACACCCAGCCCGGACGGCCGGCCGTCGGCGCAGGTGTGGCTGATCGACCCGCGCCGGCAGCTGCTGACCACGCTGGGGTCGGACTACGTGGAGAAGTTCGCCTACAACCTAGATGGCACGGTGGCGCTCATAAACGAGTTGGCCGCCACCCTGGCCAACCGTGAACCTCCGCCGGGGCTGTCGGCCGAAGAGCTGCTGTCGCGGACCTGGTGGAGTGGGCCGGAGATCTTCTTGATCATCGACGACATCCAGCAGTTCCCGCCCGGCTTCGACTCGCCGTTCCAGAAAGCGGCGCCCTGGGTCACCCGTTCGGCCGACGTTGGGCTCCATGTGATCGCCACCCGCACCTTCGGCGGCTGGTCGTCCGCTGGCGCCGACCCGCTGCTGCGGGCCCTGCACCAGGCCAACGCACCGCTGTTGGTCATGGACGCCGACCCCGACGAGGGCTTCATCCGCGGCAAGATGAAGGGTGGCCCGCTGCCCCGTGGTCGTGGCCTGTTGATGGCCGAGGACACCGGCGTGTTCGTTCAGGTCGCCGCCACCGAACTGCGGCGGGCGCCGGCCCAAGAGCGCGCGGCCACCCCGGCGGGCTGA
- the eccD gene encoding type VII secretion integral membrane protein EccD — translation MTAAIESGQAGGELASSGPRAVVVGVMAGDGVQIGTLLDADAPVSVMLDPLLKVINGRLQELEEPTLKAEGRGRWVLCLVDGTALRPNQSLTEQDVYDGDRLWLRFIEDRERRSPVIEHISTAVSVNLAKRFAPVDAATAVRVGVSTLSLGVLLATGLLAAWRVQHDSWLTAGFGAGLAFLVLIAAALILMQARNASDRQVGDILLATGLVPLVVAAAAAVPGEVGAAHAALGFGVAGIAALAVIRLTGRQLAAYSAVAAISVAVMFAGVLRMLFLTGAVTLMTCVYLVCVLAYQWTPSLSRWLAGLRLPVFPSATSRWVFEARPDLPTTVVSTPGAPPSLEGPESVREVVLRAERARSFMTGLLSGLGVLIAVCMTGLCDPHSDRSWLPVLLAALTAGFLVLRGRSFRDRLQAVTVTLTGLVIVAAVVVRFAVVLWTPTALVVGVAVLVLVPMFGLLSAVIVPNTIYSPLFRKFVEWIEYLCLMPLFPLALWLMNTYEAIRYR, via the coding sequence ATGACCGCGGCGATCGAGTCGGGACAGGCGGGCGGCGAGCTTGCGTCGTCGGGACCCCGGGCCGTGGTGGTCGGGGTCATGGCGGGCGACGGTGTCCAGATCGGGACGCTGCTCGACGCTGACGCCCCGGTATCGGTGATGCTGGACCCGCTGCTGAAGGTGATCAACGGTCGACTTCAGGAGCTCGAAGAGCCGACCCTGAAAGCCGAAGGCCGTGGCCGCTGGGTGTTGTGCCTGGTCGACGGCACGGCGCTGCGACCGAACCAGTCGCTGACCGAACAGGACGTCTACGACGGCGACCGGCTGTGGCTGCGCTTCATCGAAGACCGGGAGCGGCGCTCGCCGGTCATCGAGCACATCTCCACCGCGGTGTCGGTCAACCTGGCGAAGCGATTCGCCCCGGTCGACGCGGCGACAGCGGTGCGGGTCGGGGTGTCGACCCTGTCGCTGGGTGTGCTGCTGGCCACCGGACTGCTCGCGGCGTGGCGCGTCCAGCACGACAGTTGGCTGACGGCCGGCTTCGGCGCGGGGCTTGCCTTCCTGGTGTTGATCGCCGCCGCACTGATCCTGATGCAGGCGCGCAACGCGTCCGACCGGCAAGTCGGTGACATTCTGCTGGCCACCGGTCTGGTTCCGCTGGTGGTGGCGGCCGCGGCGGCGGTGCCCGGTGAGGTGGGCGCCGCGCATGCCGCGCTGGGCTTCGGCGTTGCCGGTATCGCTGCACTGGCTGTCATCCGGCTCACCGGACGGCAGCTGGCCGCCTACTCGGCCGTCGCCGCCATCAGCGTGGCGGTGATGTTCGCCGGCGTGCTGCGGATGCTGTTCCTGACCGGCGCGGTGACCCTCATGACCTGTGTGTACTTGGTCTGTGTGCTGGCTTACCAGTGGACTCCGTCGCTGTCGCGGTGGTTGGCCGGCCTGCGGCTGCCGGTCTTTCCGTCGGCCACCAGCCGCTGGGTCTTCGAGGCTCGCCCCGACCTGCCCACCACGGTGGTGAGCACTCCCGGCGCCCCGCCATCGCTGGAGGGGCCGGAGTCGGTGCGTGAAGTGGTGCTGCGCGCGGAGCGGGCGCGGTCGTTCATGACCGGCTTGCTCTCTGGGCTGGGCGTGCTGATTGCGGTGTGCATGACCGGGCTGTGCGACCCCCACTCGGACCGGTCGTGGCTGCCGGTGCTGCTGGCCGCCCTGACCGCCGGGTTCCTGGTGCTGCGGGGCCGTTCCTTCCGGGACCGCTTGCAGGCGGTCACGGTGACGCTGACCGGGCTGGTGATCGTCGCGGCTGTGGTGGTTCGCTTCGCGGTTGTGCTGTGGACGCCGACCGCACTGGTGGTCGGCGTGGCCGTGCTGGTGCTGGTCCCGATGTTCGGGCTGCTGTCTGCGGTGATCGTGCCCAACACCATCTACAGCCCGTTGTTCCGCAAGTTCGTCGAGTGGATCGAATACCTGTGCCTGATGCCGTTGTTCCCGCTGGCACTGTGGTTGATGAATACCTATGAAGCGATCCGGTACCGGTAG
- a CDS encoding WXG100 family type VII secretion target: MSINYQFGDVDAHGALIRAQAASLEAEHQAIVHDVLAAGDFWGGAGSVACQEFVAQLGRNFAVIYEQANSHGQKVQSAGNNMANTDASVGSSWA; this comes from the coding sequence ATGTCGATTAACTACCAGTTCGGTGATGTGGATGCCCACGGTGCGTTGATTCGTGCCCAGGCGGCGTCGTTGGAGGCTGAGCACCAGGCGATCGTGCACGATGTGCTGGCTGCCGGTGACTTCTGGGGTGGTGCGGGTTCGGTGGCCTGCCAGGAGTTTGTGGCGCAGTTGGGCCGCAACTTCGCGGTGATCTACGAGCAGGCCAACTCTCACGGTCAGAAGGTGCAGTCGGCCGGCAACAACATGGCCAACACCGACGCCTCGGTGGGCTCCAGCTGGGCCTGA
- a CDS encoding PE family protein, whose amino-acid sequence MSFVNAQPEALSAAAANLSGIGSALNAQNAAAAAPTTGVVPAAADEVSALTAAQFAAHATMYQQVSAQAAAIHEMFVATLNSSATSYAATEAANAAAAG is encoded by the coding sequence ATGTCGTTTGTGAATGCGCAGCCCGAAGCGCTCTCGGCTGCCGCTGCGAACCTGAGCGGTATCGGTTCGGCGTTGAACGCGCAGAACGCCGCCGCTGCGGCCCCGACCACTGGCGTGGTCCCGGCCGCCGCCGACGAAGTCTCGGCACTGACCGCGGCGCAGTTCGCTGCGCACGCGACGATGTACCAGCAGGTCAGCGCGCAGGCCGCGGCGATCCACGAGATGTTCGTGGCCACGCTCAACAGCAGTGCGACCTCCTACGCCGCCACCGAGGCAGCCAACGCTGCTGCGGCGGGCTGA